From one Eucalyptus grandis isolate ANBG69807.140 chromosome 9, ASM1654582v1, whole genome shotgun sequence genomic stretch:
- the LOC104418568 gene encoding zeaxanthin epoxidase, chloroplastic codes for MASALFLNFIHPSSSVSSKTHFSIPVSKDLPLDFSPCHHSRSSKISSQRRRCTHHARATAAESPVVQSNSSDAEASRVAPSKKLRVLVAGGGIGGLVFALAAKKKGFEVVVFEKDLSAIRGEGQYRGPIQVQSNALAALEAIDMEVAEEVMKTGCITGDRINGLVDGVSGTWYIKFDTFTPAAERGLPVTRVISRMSLQQILARAVGEDVVLNDSNVVDFEDDGTKVTVVLENGQRFEGDLLIGADGIWSKVRKRLFGPKDATYSDYTCYTGIADFVPADIETVGYRVFLGHKQYFVSSDVGAGKMQWYAFHKEPPGGVDGPNGKKERLLKIFGDWCDNVVDLIVATDEEAILRRDIYDRTPAFAWGKGRVTLLGDSIHAMQPNMGQGGCMAIEDSYQLSLELEKAWKNNVESGTAINVIDALRSYENARRLRVAAIHGMARMAAIMASTYKAYLGVGLGPLSFLTKFRIPHPGRVGGRFFIDIAMPLMLNWVLGGNSSKLEGRPPSCRLSDKANDQLRRWFEDDDALERAMNGEWLLLPSGNKTSPSQPIGLSRDESTSCIIGSELDDDLPGIPVTIPLPQISKVHAQISYKDGAFFVTDLQSEHGTWISDAVGRRYRATPNFPARIHPSDTIEFGSDKRAVYRVKVVGSPTEIPKAERSGMLQAA; via the exons ATGGCTTCAGCTCTGTTTCTCAACTTTATCCACCCTTCATCCTCAGTTTCCTCCAAGACCCACTTCTCAATTCCTGTCAGCAAGGATCTTCCACTAGATTTCTCTCCTTGTCACCACTCGAGAAGTAGTAAAATCAGTTCCCAGAGGAGGAGATGTACCCATCATGCGAGAGCCACTGCGGCTGAATCCCCCGTGGTTCAATCGAATAGCTCAGATGCCGAAGCGAGCCGAGTGGCGCCGAGCAAGAAGCTCCGGGTGCTTGTTGCCGGAGGCGGAATCGGAGGGCTGGTTTTCGCGCTGGCAGCAAAGAAGAAGGGGTTTGAGGTGGTGGTGTTTGAGAAGGACTTGAGTGCAATTAGAGGGGAGGGACAGTACAGGGGTCCAATTCAGGTACAGAGCAATGCGTTGGCTGCTTTGGAGGCTATTGACATGGAGGTTGCTGAGGAGGTGATGAAGACTGGTTGTATAACTGGGGACAGGATTAATGGCCTTGTTGATGGGGTCTCTGGTACTTG GTACATCAAATTCGATACGTTCACTCCTGCGGCAGAACGGGGGCTTCCAGTCACTAGAGTTATTAGCCGAATGTCCCTTCAGCAGATTCTTGCTCGAGCTGTCGGGGAAGATGTTGTATTAAATGACAGTAATGTGGTGGACTTTGAGGATGATGGCACAAAG GTTACTGTCGTTCTTGAGAATGGACAGCGTTTTGAAGGTGATCTCCTAATTGGAGCTGACGGTATATGGTCAAAG GTGAGGAAAAGATTATTTGGGCCAAAGGATGCCACCTATTCCGACTATACTTGTTACACTGGCATTGCGGATTTTGTACCAGCTGACATTGAGACTGTTGG GTATCGAGTATTTCTGGGACACAAGCAATACTTTGTCTCTTCAGATGTTGGCGCTGGAAAGATGCAGTGGTATGCATTTCACAAAGAACCACCCGGTGGTGTAGATGGTCCAAATG GTAAAAAAGAAAGGCTCCTGAAAATATTTGGAGATTGGTGTGATAATGTGGTAGATCTAATAGTTGCCACGGATGAAGAGGCGATTCTTCGACGTGACATTTATGACCGGACACCAGCTTTTGCGTGGGGAAAGGGTCGTGTGACTTTGCTTGGGGATTCCATACACGCTATGCAACCGAATATGGGGCAAGGGGGGTGCATGGCCATTGAA GATAGTTACCAACTCTCCCTGGAGCTTGAGAAGGCATGGAAAAATAACGTTGAATCTGGGACCGCGATTAATGTGATTGATGCTCTGAGGAG CTACGAGAATGCCAGACGCCTGAGAGTTGCTGCCATCCATGGAATGGCAAGAATGGCTGCAATCATGGCCTCGACGTACAAAGCTTATTTGGGTGTGGGTCTTGGTCCACTCTCG TTTCTGACGAAGTTTCGGATACCACATCCTGGAAGAGTTGGTGGAAGATTCTTCATAGACATCGCGATGCCATTGATGCTCAACTGGGTTTTGGGTGGTAACAG CTCGAAACTTGAGGGGAGGCCACCCAGTTGCAGACTCTCAGACAAA GCAAACGACCAGTTGAGAAGATggtttgaagatgatgatgcaTTGGAGCGTGCTATGAATGGGGA ATGGCTTCTTTTACCTTCTGGAAACAAGACTAGTCCATCGCAACCTATTGGTTTAAGTAGAGATGAAAGCACCAGCTGCATTATTGG GAGTGAACTAGATGATGATCTTCCTGGCATTCCGGTGACGATACCTTTGCCACAG ATTTCAAAGGTACATGCTCAAATCAGCTACAAGGATGGTGCCTTTTTTGTGACTGATCTGCAGAGCGAACACGGTACCTGGATCTCCGA TGCCGTGGGGCGTCGGTATCGTGCAACTCCGAATTTCCCGGCTAGGATCCATCCCTCGGACACCATCGAGTTTGGTTCAGACAAGAGG GCGGTGTATCGCGTGAAAGTCGTGGGGTCTCCTACGGAAATTCCAAAGGCTGAAAGAAGCGGAATGCTCCAGGCAGCATGA
- the LOC104418567 gene encoding uncharacterized protein LOC104418567 → MKSRNSLPYHDLGTPKGWTSERVPSGAAAAAAASRAHVNPASSPSFSPFNSNRTLPSKWEDAERWICSPVSVKNSHLAAHPNGHGPQRRPKSKSGPLGLPGYYPSYSPCVDGWNGRSFAVGSPFSTGVMVADEGVMGCVGVPAEKGGSDGNVSRSASGLEWPEMVDEKFDCAEDNENGVSRAVSRRDMATQMSPNSSPCSSPKTRPSNCQPPPSQRLQSEQLEVRDVGIDKRATIINWSRKHAVRFSRKGGRGVEESNRFGEGEAQGSSWDMVEATKNMATKNMSWLQRDEAKITAWENLQKAKAEAAIKKLEMKLEKKRSTGMDRIYNKLRTAEVRAQEMRSSVSQRHQDSKASQKNIIFRRPFRVNSFRNCLRCHEL, encoded by the exons atGAAGAGCAGAAACTCACTTCCCTACCACGACCTGGGCACTCCGAAGGGCTGGACCTCGGAGCGCGTCCCgtccggcgccgccgccgccgccgccgcgagcAGAGCCCACGTTAACCCCGCCTCGTCGCCTTCCTTCTCGCCCTTCAACAGCAACCGGACCTTGCCTTCCAAATGGGAGGACGCCGAGCGGTGGATTTGCAGCCCCGTCTCCGTCAAGAACTCGCACCTCGCCGCCCACCCCAACGGCCACGGCCCCCAGCGGCGGCCCAAGTCGAAGAGCGGGCCGCTGGGCCTGCCCGGGTACTACCCCTCCTACTCCCCGTGCGTCGACGGGTGGAACGGGCGGAGCTTCGCAGTGGGGTCGCCGTTCTCGACGGGCGTGATGGTGGCCGACGAAGGGGTGATGGGCTGCGTCGGCGTGCCGGCCGAGAAGGGTGGTAGCGATGGCAATGTGAGTCGGTCTGCTAGTGGCCTTGAGTGGCCGGAGATGGTGG ATGAGAAATTCGATTGTGCCGAGGATAACGAAAATGGGGTTTCTCGCGCTGTCTCGCGAAGGGACATGGCAACTCAGATGAGCCCGAATAGTAGCCCCTGCTCGTCTCCCAAAACCAGGCCTTCTAATTGCCAACCCCCTCCATCCCAGAGATTGCAATCCGAGCAGTTGGAAGTGCGGGACGTGGGAATAGACAAGCGGGCAACCATAATCAATTGGTCCAGGAAGCACGCTGTGAGATTCTCTAGAAAGGGCGGGCGAGGTGTCGAGGAATCGAATAGATTTGGTGAAGGGGAAGCTCAAGGGTCATCTTGGGACATGGTGGAGGCCACGAAGAACATGGCCACGAAGAACATGTCCTG GTTGCAGAGGGATGAAGCAAAGATCACAGCCTGGGAAAATCTACAGAAGGCAAAAGCAGAAGCAGCAATAAAGAAACTAGAG ATGAAACTGGAAAAGAAGCGATCCACAGGGATGGACAGGATCTATAACAAACTGAGGACGGCTGAGGTTAGGGCTCAAGAAATGAGAAGCTCGGTCTCACAGCGCCATCAAGATTCCAAGGCTTCCCAGAAGAACATAATCTTTCGCAGGCCTTTCCGGGTGAATTCCTTCAGGAATTGCTTGCGCTGCCACGAACTGTAG